A single Streptococcus thermophilus DNA region contains:
- the tsaD gene encoding tRNA (adenosine(37)-N6)-threonylcarbamoyltransferase complex transferase subunit TsaD, which produces MADRYILAVESSCDETSVAVLKNEKELLSNIIASQVESHKRFGGVVPEVASRHHVEVVTLCIKDALSEAGIVAEQLDAVAVTYGPGLVGALLVGMAAAKAFAWAHGLPLIPVNHMAGHLMAAREVQELEYPLLALLVSGGHTELVYVSEPGNYKIVGETRDDAVGEAYDKVGRVMGLTYPAGREIDELAHKGKDVYDFPRAMIKEDHLEFSFSGLKSAFINLHHNAEQKGEVLVTEDLCASFQAAVLDILLAKTKKALERYPVKTLVVAGGVAANQGLRERLAEEITDVDVVIPPLRLCGDNAGMIALAAAIECDKKHFADLDLNAKPSLAFAGFEE; this is translated from the coding sequence ATGGCAGATAGATATATTTTGGCGGTGGAGAGCTCGTGTGACGAGACTTCAGTTGCTGTTTTAAAAAATGAGAAAGAACTCTTAAGTAATATTATTGCTAGTCAGGTAGAAAGCCATAAACGATTTGGTGGCGTTGTTCCTGAGGTGGCTAGCCGTCACCATGTGGAAGTAGTGACTCTTTGTATTAAGGATGCTCTATCTGAGGCGGGAATTGTTGCTGAACAATTGGATGCTGTAGCTGTAACCTATGGTCCAGGATTGGTTGGAGCCCTCTTGGTTGGGATGGCAGCAGCTAAGGCTTTTGCATGGGCGCACGGTTTGCCTTTGATTCCGGTCAATCATATGGCAGGGCATCTGATGGCGGCGCGTGAGGTTCAAGAGTTGGAGTACCCCCTCCTAGCGCTTTTGGTATCTGGAGGCCACACAGAGTTGGTTTATGTGTCAGAACCAGGGAATTACAAGATTGTTGGTGAGACACGTGACGATGCGGTTGGTGAAGCCTATGATAAGGTGGGACGTGTGATGGGCTTGACCTACCCAGCAGGACGAGAGATTGATGAATTGGCTCATAAGGGGAAAGATGTTTATGATTTCCCACGTGCCATGATTAAGGAAGACCACTTGGAGTTTTCATTTTCAGGCTTGAAGTCAGCCTTCATCAATTTGCACCATAATGCTGAGCAGAAAGGGGAAGTTTTAGTCACAGAAGACCTTTGTGCTTCCTTCCAAGCTGCTGTTTTGGATATTCTCCTAGCTAAGACCAAGAAAGCCTTAGAGCGTTACCCTGTCAAGACACTTGTTGTTGCTGGGGGCGTCGCAGCTAATCAGGGCTTACGTGAACGCCTAGCTGAAGAAATCACAGATGTAGATGTGGTTATTCCGCCTTTGCGTCTTTGTGGTGATAATGCTGGTATGATTGCTTTAGCAGCAGCTATTGAATGTGATAAAAAACATTTTGCTGACTTGGATTTAAATGCTAAGCCAAGTCTAGCCTTTGCAGGATTTGAAGAATAA
- a CDS encoding YdbC family protein, protein MTDWQAEKCWKDQQDKNQSSRYPTKDNDEPIRFEVVEHIATLSASETGWHKELNKVSWNDAEPKYDIRSWKDDYSRVGKGVTLFEDEMKVLANAIQNLEEKKKE, encoded by the coding sequence ATGACGGATTGGCAAGCAGAAAAATGTTGGAAAGACCAACAAGACAAAAATCAGTCAAGCCGTTATCCAACAAAAGATAATGATGAACCTATCCGTTTCGAGGTTGTAGAACATATTGCCACGTTATCAGCCAGTGAAACAGGATGGCATAAAGAATTAAATAAAGTTTCATGGAATGATGCCGAGCCAAAATATGATATTAGGTCATGGAAAGATGACTATTCACGAGTAGGCAAAGGTGTCACACTTTTTGAGGATGAAATGAAAGTCCTCGCAAATGCAATACAAAACTTAGAAGAAAAGAAAAAGGAGTAA
- the rnhC gene encoding ribonuclease HIII, with amino-acid sequence MGTIVLKMTAEQISVLQKDLASYATATKNPYAFFSAKVDGTSVIAYTSGKVTFQGAKPEILASRFGYQAEPKQSPDGQNLALIGSDEVGNGSYFGGLAVVASLVTPADHAFLKSLGVDDSKNLNDSKIRQIAPLLEEKIPHKALLLSPRKYNEVVGDGKAHNAVSVKVALHNQAIFLLLQSGAKPDKIVIDAFISEKNYQKYLKNERNHFEFPITLEEKAEGKYLAVAVSSIIARNLFLENLDKLSQEVGYTLPSGAGAKSDQVAAKLLQAYGDQALQTTAKYHFANTKKAYQRLK; translated from the coding sequence ATGGGCACAATCGTATTAAAAATGACAGCAGAGCAGATTTCAGTACTCCAGAAGGATCTAGCAAGCTATGCAACTGCGACTAAAAATCCATACGCTTTTTTTTCAGCCAAGGTCGATGGAACAAGTGTCATCGCCTATACTTCAGGCAAGGTGACCTTCCAGGGTGCTAAACCAGAAATCCTAGCTAGCCGTTTTGGTTACCAAGCTGAGCCTAAGCAGTCACCTGATGGGCAAAATCTAGCCCTAATTGGATCAGACGAAGTCGGAAACGGCTCCTATTTTGGTGGTTTGGCTGTTGTAGCTAGCCTAGTTACTCCCGCTGACCATGCTTTTTTGAAATCTCTAGGAGTCGACGATTCTAAAAATCTAAATGATAGCAAGATTCGTCAGATTGCACCTCTCTTGGAGGAGAAAATTCCCCACAAAGCACTCCTACTTTCTCCTAGAAAGTACAATGAGGTAGTTGGAGACGGTAAAGCTCACAATGCTGTATCCGTCAAAGTAGCCCTCCACAATCAGGCTATTTTCCTACTATTACAATCTGGTGCTAAACCAGATAAGATTGTCATTGATGCTTTTATCAGTGAGAAGAATTATCAAAAATACCTCAAGAACGAACGCAATCACTTTGAATTCCCCATCACTCTAGAAGAAAAGGCTGAAGGTAAATACTTGGCCGTCGCGGTGAGCTCTATCATTGCTCGCAACCTCTTCCTGGAAAATCTGGATAAACTCAGCCAAGAGGTGGGTTACACCCTTCCTTCAGGTGCTGGTGCCAAGTCAGACCAGGTCGCTGCTAAACTCCTTCAAGCTTATGGAGACCAGGCTCTCCAGACTACTGCTAAATATCATTTTGCCAATACTAAAAAAGCCTACCAACGCTTAAAATAA
- a CDS encoding lactose transporter: MSETKYHFKREGNHVKVTSVREVTTQLTPIESIAPKRVKRSILSRIGSFFGILFSGIIMIFGFLIATPFFILGVLWNWIFSFIGLSIFWMLAGIIYYNMILNYEVDTNLVFNNTSIPILLVISLIFAIMATIGRIRD; the protein is encoded by the coding sequence ATGTCAGAAACTAAATACCACTTTAAACGGGAAGGCAACCACGTCAAAGTTACTTCTGTTCGAGAAGTGACGACTCAACTTACCCCGATTGAATCAATAGCACCTAAACGAGTTAAGCGCTCAATTTTGTCTAGAATTGGCTCGTTCTTTGGGATTCTTTTTTCAGGAATTATAATGATTTTTGGTTTTCTGATAGCAACTCCCTTTTTCATTTTAGGAGTCTTATGGAATTGGATATTTTCGTTTATTGGACTTTCTATTTTTTGGATGCTTGCAGGTATCATTTATTATAATATGATTTTGAACTATGAAGTTGATACAAATTTAGTCTTTAATAATACCTCAATACCAATACTTTTAGTTATTTCCTTGATTTTTGCAATCATGGCAACCATTGGACGAATCAGAGACTAG
- the tsaB gene encoding tRNA (adenosine(37)-N6)-threonylcarbamoyltransferase complex dimerization subunit type 1 TsaB, with the protein MKILAFDTSSTALSVALLEDENLVAEATVTVKKNHSISLMPTIDFLVAQVSWQPADLDRVVVAQGPGSYTGLRVAVATAKTLAYALDIDLVGVSSLQALMDHSADGVVIPIMDARRNNVYVGFYENGQAIVPDRHAAFTDVLEQAKTFEKVTFVGEVANFVDQIKESLPEATILPSLPSALLIGRLGLSLPPVNVDAFVPHYLKRVEAEENWLKTHEETNRDNYIKRV; encoded by the coding sequence ATGAAAATATTAGCATTTGATACTTCCAGCACTGCTTTATCAGTAGCCTTGTTGGAAGATGAGAATTTAGTGGCAGAGGCAACAGTGACAGTGAAAAAGAATCATAGTATTAGTCTAATGCCCACTATTGATTTTTTGGTTGCTCAGGTGAGCTGGCAACCAGCTGATTTAGACCGTGTTGTTGTTGCTCAAGGACCCGGCTCCTACACAGGACTTCGTGTGGCTGTCGCAACAGCTAAGACTTTAGCATATGCCCTTGACATTGATTTAGTGGGAGTTTCAAGTTTGCAGGCCTTGATGGATCACTCAGCTGATGGTGTTGTAATTCCTATCATGGATGCCCGTCGTAATAATGTTTACGTCGGATTTTATGAAAATGGCCAAGCTATCGTCCCGGATCGTCATGCTGCCTTTACAGATGTTCTTGAGCAAGCTAAAACTTTTGAAAAGGTAACTTTTGTAGGTGAAGTGGCTAATTTTGTGGATCAGATTAAGGAAAGCCTTCCAGAGGCAACTATCTTGCCAAGTCTTCCGTCAGCCCTGTTAATTGGTCGTTTAGGCTTATCCTTGCCTCCTGTTAATGTGGATGCCTTTGTCCCTCATTACTTGAAGCGAGTTGAGGCGGAGGAAAACTGGCTTAAGACACATGAGGAGACTAATCGTGACAACTACATCAAGCGCGTCTAG
- a CDS encoding type IV secretion system protein, with amino-acid sequence MDNITNSLAEYSSTVNQYSDKINNALLPVASVLILTFFLFDILSWNRRLGQEGGGLTAQLWMEVALGYIIAFILVYNISEIFDFIVFVFNRGIALVNAVLPNKSFKSNMDTSGVNGWIAKQIVNLVGNFTELIADVCAKLLVFMRFFQMYLLKAVSPLIVAFFMSEQTKPVAINFLKHFTAYAFQGLLLVIIVKLYPALVTDDLFKASSGDWATAFASIAKSIVYIVALFGSQRLAKTLLNAM; translated from the coding sequence ATGGATAATATCACAAATTCTCTAGCTGAATATAGTTCAACAGTTAATCAGTATTCAGATAAAATCAATAATGCATTATTACCAGTTGCATCCGTCTTGATTCTGACCTTCTTTCTCTTTGATATTCTGTCATGGAATAGAAGGTTAGGACAAGAAGGAGGGGGCTTGACAGCCCAACTTTGGATGGAAGTAGCCTTGGGTTATATAATCGCCTTTATCCTGGTTTACAATATTTCAGAAATCTTTGATTTTATCGTATTTGTCTTTAACAGGGGAATTGCTCTAGTTAATGCTGTTTTACCAAATAAATCCTTTAAATCAAATATGGATACTTCAGGTGTCAACGGGTGGATAGCTAAACAAATTGTCAATCTTGTCGGTAATTTTACTGAACTCATTGCGGATGTTTGTGCTAAACTTTTAGTTTTTATGAGATTTTTTCAAATGTATCTTTTAAAAGCAGTGTCACCGCTAATTGTCGCTTTCTTTATGTCAGAGCAGACAAAACCAGTTGCTATCAATTTCTTGAAACATTTTACAGCTTACGCCTTTCAAGGGCTTCTGCTTGTTATTATTGTGAAACTATATCCCGCTTTGGTAACGGATGATTTATTTAAGGCTTCTTCAGGTGATTGGGCAACAGCATTTGCATCTATCGCAAAAAGCATTGTCTATATCGTCGCTTTATTTGGTAGTCAACGTTTAGCTAAGACGTTATTAAATGCCATGTAA
- a CDS encoding PrgI family mobile element protein, which translates to MNKLGSEFLKEFDNYERPVAFGLTKRLLVLFLGIAIVVSLTITISLMELSDIFTYLVTLIIAPPFIIYGLGFDEVVKDKVMFNLKVQKRAFLTEFEEGDEFTKDDFKSWKKVKEFDES; encoded by the coding sequence ATGAATAAATTAGGAAGTGAGTTCCTGAAAGAGTTTGACAACTACGAAAGACCAGTAGCCTTTGGGTTAACTAAACGCTTACTGGTTTTGTTTTTAGGAATAGCAATAGTTGTTTCTTTAACAATTACAATTTCCTTGATGGAACTCTCAGATATTTTTACGTATCTTGTAACACTTATCATTGCCCCACCCTTCATTATCTATGGGTTAGGCTTTGATGAAGTTGTTAAGGACAAGGTCATGTTTAATCTCAAGGTTCAGAAAAGAGCCTTTCTAACAGAATTTGAGGAAGGAGATGAGTTTACAAAAGATGATTTTAAATCTTGGAAAAAAGTCAAAGAATTTGACGAAAGCTGA
- a CDS encoding DNA-dependent RNA polymerase subunit epsilon, which yields MIYKVFYQETKERSPRREQTKSLYLDIDAETELEGRIQARQIIEKNTAYNIEFIELLSEKALEYEKETGVFEVTEF from the coding sequence ATGATTTATAAAGTTTTTTACCAAGAAACTAAAGAGCGTAGCCCACGCCGTGAACAGACAAAATCACTCTATCTAGATATCGATGCAGAAACTGAACTTGAGGGACGTATCCAAGCTCGTCAAATCATCGAAAAAAACACTGCCTACAACATCGAATTCATTGAGCTCCTCTCAGAAAAAGCCCTTGAATACGAAAAAGAAACAGGCGTTTTTGAAGTAACGGAGTTCTAA
- the rimI gene encoding ribosomal protein S18-alanine N-acetyltransferase, with protein sequence MSSQEQAQLIYQILSDVYDKSPWTLEQVVADLALDTTEYFYVYNQEEVVGFLALQNLVGEIEVTNIAVLKAYQGRGYASQLMKYLEERSEPIFLEVRASNQVAQALYRKFGFESLGIRKNYYHEPQEDAVIMRREEI encoded by the coding sequence TTGAGTAGTCAGGAACAGGCTCAGCTCATTTACCAGATTTTGTCGGATGTTTATGACAAATCTCCATGGACACTTGAGCAGGTGGTAGCAGACTTGGCTTTGGACACTACTGAATATTTCTATGTTTATAATCAAGAAGAAGTTGTTGGTTTTTTAGCTCTTCAAAATTTAGTTGGTGAGATTGAAGTTACCAATATTGCGGTTCTAAAAGCTTATCAGGGACGTGGGTATGCCAGTCAGTTGATGAAGTATTTAGAGGAGCGTAGTGAACCCATCTTTCTTGAAGTTAGAGCGTCAAATCAAGTCGCTCAGGCGCTATACAGAAAATTTGGATTTGAAAGTCTAGGAATTCGGAAAAATTATTATCATGAGCCTCAGGAGGATGCAGTTATCATGAGGCGAGAGGAAATCTAA
- the lepB gene encoding signal peptidase I — protein sequence MQNKWTRYFLTFLHEWGLFILFISFLLLTRLFLWLPVQVEGHSMDPTLADGQRVIVLKHTSIERFDIVVAKEVENGKTKQIVKRIIGMPGDTITYQNDKLTINGKEVKEEYLKEFHAAFAKDKLQKEYAYSDYFQQLAKESKAFTVNADKNTTFSVTVPEGKYFLLGDNRIVSKDSREVGYFDKSALVGEVKFRFWPLDKIGTVEDN from the coding sequence ATGCAAAACAAATGGACCCGATATTTCCTCACTTTTCTTCATGAATGGGGACTCTTCATTCTCTTTATCAGTTTCCTCCTCTTGACCCGTCTCTTCCTCTGGCTCCCTGTTCAGGTTGAAGGACACTCAATGGATCCCACCCTAGCAGATGGACAACGTGTGATCGTTTTAAAACACACGTCCATTGAGCGTTTTGACATTGTCGTTGCCAAGGAAGTTGAAAATGGTAAGACTAAACAAATCGTAAAACGTATCATCGGTATGCCAGGTGATACCATTACCTATCAAAACGATAAACTTACTATCAATGGTAAAGAAGTTAAGGAAGAATACCTCAAAGAATTCCACGCTGCCTTTGCTAAGGATAAACTCCAAAAAGAGTACGCCTACAGCGACTACTTCCAACAACTGGCTAAGGAATCAAAGGCCTTCACTGTCAATGCTGACAAAAACACTACTTTTTCTGTCACTGTTCCTGAAGGCAAATATTTCTTACTCGGAGATAACCGTATCGTTTCAAAAGATAGCCGCGAAGTTGGTTACTTTGACAAGAGTGCTCTTGTCGGGGAAGTCAAATTCCGCTTCTGGCCACTTGATAAAATTGGCACAGTTGAGGACAACTAA
- a CDS encoding AzlC family ABC transporter permease yields MSDFRSGMKAAVPTALGYVAIGLAFGVVAAASGLSALEVALMCALVYGGSAQFAMCALVVAGAGLGELTLTVFLVNLRNMLMSLHATTIFTKTSLWNQLGIGSLITDESYGVLLGEYVHHKDIPSNWMHGNNIFSYLVWIVSSVVGCLIGSMIPNPELFGLDFALIAMFIGLLSSQFDALLCEGVRKLFLILLSIAVAYLSFSIILSESLAVLVATLIGCSVGVMCDGRQ; encoded by the coding sequence ATGTCTGACTTTCGTTCGGGTATGAAAGCCGCAGTACCGACAGCTCTAGGATATGTGGCTATTGGTCTAGCATTTGGTGTCGTAGCGGCAGCTTCTGGTCTATCGGCTCTTGAGGTTGCTCTCATGTGTGCATTGGTCTATGGTGGCTCGGCTCAGTTTGCTATGTGTGCTTTAGTCGTTGCAGGAGCTGGCCTTGGTGAGTTAACCTTGACTGTTTTCTTAGTTAATTTGCGTAACATGTTGATGAGTTTACATGCAACAACGATTTTTACCAAAACAAGTCTCTGGAATCAGCTGGGAATTGGTAGTTTGATTACGGATGAAAGTTATGGTGTCTTATTAGGAGAATATGTACATCATAAAGATATTCCCTCTAACTGGATGCATGGTAATAATATTTTCAGTTATTTGGTTTGGATTGTGTCGTCAGTTGTTGGTTGTTTAATTGGCTCAATGATTCCAAATCCTGAGCTTTTTGGTTTGGATTTTGCCTTGATTGCTATGTTTATTGGTTTGTTAAGTAGTCAGTTTGATGCCTTGCTATGTGAAGGAGTGCGTAAACTGTTTCTGATTCTGTTATCTATTGCTGTGGCATATCTGAGCTTTAGCATCATTTTGTCAGAATCTTTGGCTGTTCTAGTGGCTACTTTGATTGGATGTAGTGTGGGGGTGATGTGTGATGGCCGTCAATAG
- a CDS encoding ATP-dependent RecD-like DNA helicase, producing MQEFYFSGTIERIIFENASNFFRILLLEIDETDSDFEDYEIIVTGTMGDVMEGEDYTFWGQLTNHPKYGKQLQMTRYERSKPSASGLIKYFSSDNFKGIGKKTAERIVEIYGEDPIDKILEDPSKLEQIPNLSKVNREAFLAKLKINYGTEQILSKLSSYGLTPKAASQIFNQYKEESLNLIEKYPYLLVEEVQGIGFKMADQLAERLGIASDAPERLRAALIHCLLEASMEEGDAYIEAKSLLERTIILLESSRQIELDPALVAHQLTNLIQEDKVQNIETKIFDNTLYFAEQGIYTHLTRITKDQPDISAEDKIQASLERVEDELGITYDKVQKDAIIKALQSKVFILTGGPGTGKTTVINGIIKTYADLHGLDLKKSDLPIILAAPTGRAARRMNELTKLPSATIHRHLGLNGEDDFKTLDDYLDCDLIIIDEFSMVDTWLANQLFESISDTTQVIIVGDQDQLPSVGPGQVLADLLQIDDLPKVSLTKIFRQSEDSTIVTLASQMRQGQLPTDFTEKKADRSYFEANANHIPQMVPKIVSAAIKSGIAAQDVQILAPMYRGQAGINNLNTIMQDLLNPKEKANQFAFNDIFFRKNDKILHLVNDTELNVFNGDIGIITDLIPGKYTESKQDEIYMSFDGNEVIYPRNEWNKITLAYAMSIHKSQGSEFPVVILPITRQSGRMLQRNLIYTAITRAKSKLVMLGEIAAFDYAVHNEGAKRNTYLIQRFEQTYTQAVDKSVEKNVKNEGTDAFNQTKTENNRPSETIENKDFSENINPSQTLINTYSHPVDKSVNKPVQTEENYRLTEENWATIDPMIGLSEDDIAAFFNNN from the coding sequence ATGCAAGAATTTTATTTTTCAGGAACTATCGAGCGCATCATTTTTGAAAATGCCAGTAATTTTTTTCGTATCCTACTCTTAGAAATTGATGAAACTGACAGTGATTTTGAAGACTATGAAATCATTGTTACTGGAACTATGGGGGATGTCATGGAGGGGGAAGACTATACCTTCTGGGGTCAGCTAACCAATCACCCCAAATATGGCAAACAACTCCAAATGACTCGCTACGAGCGTTCAAAACCCTCTGCCAGTGGCCTTATCAAATATTTCTCCAGTGATAATTTCAAAGGAATCGGTAAGAAAACGGCCGAGCGTATTGTCGAGATTTATGGCGAAGACCCTATTGACAAGATTCTCGAAGACCCTAGTAAATTAGAGCAGATTCCTAATCTGTCCAAGGTAAACCGAGAAGCCTTCCTTGCAAAATTAAAAATCAACTATGGTACTGAACAAATCTTGTCCAAACTTTCCAGCTATGGACTCACACCAAAGGCTGCCTCACAAATTTTCAACCAATATAAGGAAGAATCACTTAACCTTATCGAAAAATATCCTTATCTCTTGGTAGAGGAAGTCCAGGGAATTGGATTTAAAATGGCCGATCAACTAGCCGAACGCCTAGGGATTGCTAGCGATGCTCCTGAGCGTTTACGAGCCGCCCTAATTCACTGTCTGCTAGAAGCTAGTATGGAAGAAGGGGACGCCTACATCGAAGCCAAGTCCTTGCTTGAACGGACTATCATTCTTTTGGAAAGTTCTCGCCAGATTGAACTTGACCCTGCCTTGGTTGCTCACCAATTAACCAACCTCATCCAAGAGGATAAGGTGCAAAATATAGAGACTAAAATTTTTGATAATACCCTATATTTTGCAGAACAGGGCATCTATACCCACCTAACTCGTATCACGAAAGACCAGCCTGACATCAGTGCTGAGGACAAAATCCAAGCAAGTCTTGAAAGGGTGGAAGATGAGCTTGGTATCACCTATGATAAGGTTCAAAAAGATGCCATTATTAAAGCCCTACAAAGCAAGGTCTTCATCCTGACAGGTGGTCCCGGAACAGGGAAAACCACTGTTATTAACGGAATTATTAAAACCTATGCTGACCTTCATGGTTTAGACCTCAAAAAGTCTGATTTACCCATTATTTTAGCAGCGCCAACGGGACGGGCTGCTCGTCGGATGAACGAACTGACCAAGCTCCCTAGTGCCACTATCCATAGACATTTGGGGCTTAATGGCGAGGACGATTTCAAGACCTTAGATGACTATCTCGATTGCGATTTGATTATCATCGATGAGTTCTCTATGGTTGATACTTGGTTGGCCAATCAACTCTTCGAAAGCATTTCCGATACTACTCAAGTAATCATTGTAGGTGACCAAGATCAGCTACCTTCTGTAGGCCCTGGCCAAGTCTTAGCTGACCTTTTGCAGATTGATGACTTGCCTAAGGTTTCCCTAACCAAAATTTTCAGACAATCTGAGGATTCCACTATTGTTACCTTAGCTAGCCAGATGCGCCAAGGCCAACTACCCACTGATTTCACAGAGAAAAAAGCTGACCGATCATACTTTGAGGCTAATGCTAACCATATTCCACAGATGGTCCCTAAAATTGTCTCTGCCGCTATTAAAAGTGGGATCGCTGCTCAGGATGTACAGATTCTGGCCCCCATGTACCGGGGACAGGCTGGTATCAACAATCTCAATACCATTATGCAGGATCTACTTAATCCCAAAGAAAAAGCCAATCAATTTGCCTTTAATGATATTTTCTTCCGTAAGAATGACAAGATTCTCCACCTGGTCAACGATACAGAACTCAATGTCTTCAATGGCGATATCGGAATCATTACTGATCTCATACCTGGTAAATATACTGAAAGTAAGCAAGACGAAATTTACATGTCCTTCGATGGCAATGAGGTTATCTATCCTCGTAACGAATGGAATAAGATTACTCTGGCCTATGCCATGTCTATACACAAATCCCAAGGGAGTGAATTCCCAGTCGTTATCCTTCCCATCACACGCCAAAGTGGGCGTATGCTGCAACGTAACCTCATCTACACCGCTATCACACGCGCCAAGAGTAAACTGGTCATGTTGGGGGAAATCGCAGCCTTCGATTATGCCGTTCACAACGAGGGGGCCAAACGTAATACCTACCTCATCCAACGTTTTGAACAAACTTATACACAAGCTGTTGATAAGTCTGTCGAAAAAAATGTTAAAAACGAGGGAACAGACGCCTTCAATCAAACAAAAACGGAAAACAATAGACCCTCAGAAACCATTGAAAACAAAGACTTCTCGGAAAATATCAATCCATCCCAAACTCTTATTAACACTTATTCACATCCTGTGGATAAGTCTGTTAACAAACCTGTGCAAACAGAAGAAAACTATCGTTTAACTGAAGAAAATTGGGCAACTATCGACCCAATGATAGGTCTCAGCGAAGACGATATTGCAGCCTTTTTTAACAACAACTAG
- a CDS encoding AzlD domain-containing protein codes for MAVNSFILIAILLGFVVSWVPRVLPFILVKYKGLPDIVVQFLHYLPVSILFALILSSLMTEKIGHLPQLKWMEILASVPTVIVAFKSKNLLYAVTVGIVSMALIRLVF; via the coding sequence ATGGCCGTCAATAGCTTCATTCTTATCGCTATTTTACTAGGGTTTGTGGTCAGCTGGGTTCCTCGTGTCCTCCCTTTTATCTTAGTGAAATATAAGGGATTACCAGATATTGTTGTTCAATTTTTGCACTACCTACCAGTTTCTATTCTCTTTGCACTGATTCTCTCAAGCCTTATGACTGAGAAAATCGGTCACTTGCCACAGCTTAAGTGGATGGAAATCCTGGCTTCGGTGCCAACGGTAATTGTAGCATTTAAGAGTAAAAATCTGCTCTATGCAGTAACAGTCGGTATAGTGTCTATGGCCCTGATTCGTTTAGTATTTTAG
- a CDS encoding replication initiator protein A, which produces MAYGRISLEQALNSDNFYQLPKVIIGTRYYRKLKAEAKLMFMLCRDRLSASLDSTRKGDLRFVDDLGDIFIYYAIEDLAEDLGCGRDKVMKLKKELIKYGLIDEVRQGLNKANRIYVKNVITDIQILNMEFEEAKDLVNPVKSMEVAKSDFQKSQKSTSRSRKNRLPEVVNSDSTYIKKSETKESDIKVNYSEDEEEKSTQNPEEKNQDSLSRKVDKVTKYDKDYIWDLVHDQLLKENLSPSVADYAMIHFDNRYQYALENMKFARSSEMVAEYVFNGIMSEWNQAVRKQQAKGVS; this is translated from the coding sequence ATGGCTTACGGAAGAATTTCTTTAGAGCAAGCTTTGAATAGTGATAATTTTTATCAACTACCAAAAGTGATTATTGGTACTAGATATTATCGTAAACTAAAGGCTGAAGCTAAATTGATGTTTATGCTCTGTCGTGACCGTTTAAGTGCTTCACTGGATAGCACCCGTAAAGGTGATTTAAGATTTGTGGATGACTTAGGTGATATTTTCATTTATTACGCCATCGAAGACCTAGCTGAAGACTTGGGTTGTGGTCGTGATAAAGTTATGAAGCTAAAAAAAGAACTTATCAAATACGGCTTGATTGATGAAGTCAGACAAGGTTTAAATAAGGCTAACCGTATTTATGTGAAGAATGTTATTACGGATATTCAAATCCTAAATATGGAATTTGAAGAAGCTAAAGACCTGGTAAATCCAGTAAAATCAATGGAAGTCGCAAAATCCGACTTCCAGAAGTCGCAAAAATCGACTTCCAGAAGTCGTAAAAATCGACTTCCAGAAGTCGTGAATTCCGACTCAACTTATATTAAAAAGAGTGAGACTAAAGAGAGTGATATTAAAGTAAATTATTCTGAGGATGAGGAAGAGAAATCAACTCAAAATCCTGAAGAAAAAAATCAAGATTCACTTTCTAGGAAAGTTGATAAAGTGACCAAGTATGATAAAGACTATATTTGGGATTTGGTTCATGACCAACTCCTCAAAGAAAACTTATCACCTTCAGTTGCAGATTACGCTATGATTCATTTTGATAACCGCTATCAGTATGCTTTAGAAAATATGAAATTTGCCCGTTCATCAGAAATGGTTGCTGAATATGTCTTTAATGGCATCATGTCAGAATGGAACCAAGCAGTTAGAAAACAACAAGCTAAAGGGGTGAGCTGA